In Bradyrhizobium paxllaeri, the genomic stretch GTACTCACCAACGATCACCTTGTCGGCGCCCTTCAAGGCGGCATCCACGTCGCCCTCCTTGCGTACCACAAGGCCGGGTTTCCGTGCGGCTTGCTCCAGTTCGGCGCGGTAGGCGACCGACTCGTATTTGCCGTTGGCGCCATCGTCCCAGACGACCTTCAACGCGTTGCGGCCCTTGATGGCCGCGCCGGTGTTGCGCGCGATCACAGCGATCCCGCCGAGCGGCTGGAATTTTGAAGGCCACGGCCAGCCCTTGACTTCCATAACCTTCTCGACGCCGGAAACCTTCATCGCTTCCGCCCCATCGAACGACGCGACCTTGCCGCCGGTGACCGGCGGCCGGGCAATGACGGCATATTTCATGCCGGGCAGGCGGACGTCGGCGCCGTAGCGCGCGGCGCCCACCGTGATATCGCGACCGTCGACGATGCCGATCGTGCCCTTGCCGAGATAACGGAAGTCCTTCGGGTCCTTGAGCCTCAAGCCTTCGACACTCGGCACCGACTCCCTGGCGGCATCTGCTGCCAGCTCGCCGAAGCCGATGCGGCGTCCGCTTGCATTGTGAACGACCTCGTGATTGATCGCCTTCACTTCGGTCGCTGGCACGCCCCAACGTTTCGCCGCTGCGGCCTCGAGCATCGTGCGGGCCGAAGCGCCGATCTGGCGCATCGGCATCAGATAGTGCCGCGTGCTGCGCGATCCGTCGGTATCCTGGTTGCCAAACTTGACCTCGTCGCCAGGCGCCTGCTGGACGCGAACGCGCGACCAGTCGGCCTCCATCTCTTCGGCGACGATCAGTGGCAGGCTGGTGCGGACACCCGTTCCCATCTCGGCGCGGTGCGCGACGATCGTCACTGTTCCGTCGGATGCGATAGAAACGAAAACGCGCGGGTTCACCACGGTACCGTGCGGCATCTTGTCCGCGCCGGTCTGGTACGCTGCAAAGCCGGGGCGTGACATCACGGGAGCGGCAAGCACAAAACCGCCGGCCAGCCCGAGGCCTTTCAAGATACTGCGGCGTGAAACGTTGTCGACCTTGATGTGCCGTTCGAAGCCACGGAGCTTGTTGGGATTGGTAAGGATATTCATGGTCACACCCCCGTCGATGCGAGATGCACGGCCTTCGCGATGCGTTGATAAGTGCCGCAGCGGCAGATATTGCCTGCCATCGCTTCGCGTATCTGCTCGGGATTGGGCTTTGGATTTTCCATCAGCAGCGCGGCCGCCTGCATGATCTGGCCGACCTGGCAGAAGCCGCATTGCGGAACATTGAGCTGGCGCCAGGCCTTCTGAACCGCGTGATCGCCAGTCGGATGAAGGCCTTCGATCGTCGTGACCTCCCGGTCGACCACGTCGGAGACCGACGTGATGCAGGAGCGTACTGCCTGCTTGTCGACGATCACGGTACAGGCGCCGCAAAGCGCTTGGCCGCAGCCATATTTCGTACCCGTCAGTCCGATTTCATCGCGGAGGAACCAGAGCAGCGGAAGATCGGGATCGCCATCCCAGTTCTTTTGCTGGCCGTTAATCTTCAACGTAATCATGATCGATCCTCGCTCTTCGTAAGCTGCTGATGGTTGCTCCGGCGTGAACGACAACACACCTGCTGACCGCTCGACGCCGCTGCTTCGAAATTCCTTGCTGTCTGGCTGGGATTTCTGTGAGCCATCCTCCTGATCGTTATTATTGGCTGTTGTTCAGTAGGCCGCGCTTTTCGATCACTACCACAAGGCGTCTACATTTTGCTTCCGCATGTTTGGCGAAAGCGGGGCGTTGCCAAAAGAATTGAATTTGGTAAGCGACGCTGACGCAGTGAGAGCGGGCACGCGCAATTCGCGTCAAACTTGAACGTTTCCGTCGGGACAAAATGGAAGATCGTCTCTTCAAGGGTCGTGCAGTAGCATGGACTTGTATCGCGTGCGCACCGGACACCGGCGTGGCGCCGCTCGCGTGCCCGTAACGCACTGCACATCACCAAAGGCTGGGCTGTTCTGCGAAATATGCATGAGACGTCGAGCTGCAATGACGACGTTCAAGAAAATGCGAGGACGCTTACTGTTACGGGCACTTGTTGCAATCGTTGACGCTCCACGAACGAAAAGATTGCTCAAGACACAATTTTTCCGTCGCCATTTTTTTGACCGACTCTCTCCTTCAGGTTGAGTGATGTGCAAATCCGATCAGGCAACGTCGATCACAAGCACTGACACGGAGCTCGCGACGGCGATGTGTCAGGATCCAACGCGGCGAGCGCTCATCCTGACAGCCCTTGCCACGGGTGCCTGCCTGGCGTCGGCAAGGCCTTCCATTGCTGAAGAGGATTTGCCTGGAAGCAGCGAGCGGCCTCAGAAGGGCGACGTTCTGGTTTTCGCCGAAGGGGATCGTGCGGGCGAGGTAATCAAGCCGCAGGATCTGCAGGCTGGCGGACCGCCGGTGCGGGCCTGGCCAAAAGATCCCAAGACATCGGTAGTGCGCAAGGGCTCGCGCCTCAACGAGATACTCGTCGTAAAACTGGAACCGGCTGAGCTGGATGAAGAAACGCGCTCACGCGCCGCCGGCGGTGTCGTGGCGTATTCGGCTATCTGCGTCCACACCGGTTGTCCGATCACTGCATGGGTGAAGGCGGCAGGCGGCGACAAGGACGTGTTCAAATGCGTTTGCCATAATTCGGAATATGACCCCAGGCAGAGCGCGCAGGTCGTGTTTGGACCGGCGCCGCGGCGCCTGCCGGCGCTTCCGTTGGCGACGGACGACGGTTCGCTGACGGTGGCTGCGGCATTCATTGGAAAGGTAGGCGCGCAGCAGGCCAGGTGACGGTGGGCGGCCGTCTCGATTCACGACGAGAAAAACAGAATTCGTGAGATGGAAACAAAGGGGAGGTTGCGCTATGGCCTTGAAGCAATGGCTTTTGTCCGGTTTGCTCGCGTCTACATGCCTCGTTTCGGTCGCTGCCGCCGGCCCGATCGAGAACTACAGCCCGGTAACCACTGAACGACTCAAGAATCCCGAGCCCGGCAACTGGATGCATTACCGTCGGACCTATGACGGGCAGGGTTACAGTACACTCGACCAGATCAACACCTCGAACGTGAAAAACCTGGTGCCGGTGTGGACGTTCTCGACCGGTGTAGTCGAAGGACACCAGGCGCCGCCGATCATCAACAATGGCGTGATGTTCGTCTCAACGCCCGAGGGGCAGGTGATCGCGCTC encodes the following:
- a CDS encoding (2Fe-2S)-binding protein → MITLKINGQQKNWDGDPDLPLLWFLRDEIGLTGTKYGCGQALCGACTVIVDKQAVRSCITSVSDVVDREVTTIEGLHPTGDHAVQKAWRQLNVPQCGFCQVGQIMQAAALLMENPKPNPEQIREAMAGNICRCGTYQRIAKAVHLASTGV
- a CDS encoding ubiquinol-cytochrome c reductase iron-sulfur subunit produces the protein MCQDPTRRALILTALATGACLASARPSIAEEDLPGSSERPQKGDVLVFAEGDRAGEVIKPQDLQAGGPPVRAWPKDPKTSVVRKGSRLNEILVVKLEPAELDEETRSRAAGGVVAYSAICVHTGCPITAWVKAAGGDKDVFKCVCHNSEYDPRQSAQVVFGPAPRRLPALPLATDDGSLTVAAAFIGKVGAQQAR